The Rhizobium leguminosarum genome includes a region encoding these proteins:
- a CDS encoding multicopper oxidase family protein, whose product MFNRRQLFGASAALLTTAAWTKTSAMGLPDAPTMESADMQPPLHPASGPDYQPVVTLNGWTLPHRMNNGVKEFHLVAEPVEREMADGMTAYLWGYNGQSPGPTIEAVEGDRVRIFVTNKLPEHTTIHWHGMILPSGMDGVGGLTQPHIPVGKTFVYEFDLVKSGTFMYHPHSDEMVQMAMGMMGMFIIHPKDPKFMPVDRDFVFLLNAYDIDPGSYVPRIMEMTDFNMWCWNSRVFPDISPLVVSRNDRVRVRVGNLTMTNHPIHMHGYDFEVTCTDGGWVRPEARWPEVSIDIPVGAMRAYEFDAKYLGDWAIHCHKSHHTMNAMGHDIPTFIGADKSKVAEKIKKLQPEYMPMGTKGMADMGEMEMPIPENTIPMMTGWGPHGPIEMGGMFSVVKVREGISADDYSDPGWYENPPGTQAWEWTGELPDATKAKDAKTQITPKPKNG is encoded by the coding sequence ATGTTCAACAGACGACAACTTTTTGGAGCCAGCGCCGCTCTGCTCACCACAGCCGCTTGGACGAAGACGTCGGCGATGGGCCTGCCCGACGCACCGACCATGGAATCGGCGGACATGCAGCCACCACTCCACCCTGCCTCGGGTCCGGACTATCAGCCCGTGGTCACCCTCAACGGCTGGACCCTGCCGCACAGGATGAACAATGGCGTTAAGGAGTTCCACCTGGTCGCCGAACCGGTCGAACGCGAGATGGCGGACGGCATGACCGCCTATCTGTGGGGCTACAACGGACAATCACCGGGACCGACGATCGAGGCTGTCGAGGGCGATCGCGTCCGCATCTTCGTCACCAACAAGCTGCCGGAGCACACGACGATCCACTGGCACGGCATGATCTTGCCATCCGGCATGGACGGCGTCGGCGGCCTGACGCAGCCGCATATCCCCGTCGGCAAGACCTTCGTCTACGAATTCGATCTCGTGAAATCCGGCACCTTCATGTACCACCCGCATTCCGACGAGATGGTGCAGATGGCCATGGGCATGATGGGCATGTTCATCATCCATCCCAAAGACCCGAAGTTCATGCCGGTCGACCGGGACTTCGTCTTCCTGCTCAACGCCTACGACATCGATCCTGGCTCGTATGTGCCCCGGATCATGGAGATGACCGATTTCAACATGTGGTGCTGGAACAGCCGCGTGTTTCCGGACATCAGCCCCCTCGTCGTCTCCAGGAATGACAGGGTGCGGGTTCGCGTTGGGAACCTGACCATGACGAACCATCCGATTCACATGCATGGCTACGATTTCGAGGTGACCTGCACCGACGGTGGCTGGGTGCGGCCGGAAGCGCGATGGCCGGAGGTGAGCATCGACATCCCCGTCGGCGCGATGCGTGCCTACGAGTTCGACGCCAAGTATCTCGGCGACTGGGCAATCCACTGCCACAAGTCGCACCACACGATGAACGCGATGGGTCACGACATCCCGACCTTCATCGGAGCCGACAAGTCGAAGGTCGCCGAAAAGATCAAGAAGCTGCAGCCGGAATACATGCCCATGGGCACCAAGGGCATGGCCGACATGGGCGAAATGGAAATGCCCATTCCCGAGAACACCATTCCGATGATGACCGGCTGGGGGCCGCACGGCCCCATCGAAATGGGCGGCATGTTCTCAGTCGTGAAGGTCCGCGAGGGCATCTCGGCAGACGATTACTCCGATCCGGGTTGGTACGAAAACCCACCCGGGACCCAGGCTTGGGAATGGACTGGCGAATTGCCGGACGCGACCAAGGCCAAAGACGCGAAAACGCAAATCACGCCGAAACCGAAAAACGGCTGA
- a CDS encoding TolC family protein: MICTRKLILALAFPLALSGCVTGAEYSRKEAGFTSVANKTATVTAKETVWIQNQNQARSAAAQVKSLLARTKPLDVETAVQIALLNNKGLQAAYADLGDSAADAWQSTMFLNPIVSIGTTGMGAPGLEAFKTIEGMIATNILALATKNRDMAIADTRFRQAQLTAAVKTLQVAADTRRAWIGAVASWETVGQLQRAQATADAASELAEKLGETGAMAKGAQAREHVFVAELAGETAKARLSARLAKEELTRLMGLWGSDLDYQVPNSLPPLPKSVIRRDTIEAETLRNRIDLQIAKLDLEATAKSYGLTEATRYVTDLEILTGFETEREIEDDETKTRTTAQVELEFAIPIFDTGKARMRKSELAYMRAANLLAEKAVNVRSEARSAYEAYRSNYDIARHYRNSVVPLRTKVEEESLLTYNGMISNTFELLTDTRDKINSILLSVNAKRDFWLAEADLAPAIYGGGATKASAETEVAAASESSAGGGH; the protein is encoded by the coding sequence ATGATCTGCACCAGAAAACTGATCTTGGCGCTGGCATTTCCACTCGCCTTGAGCGGCTGCGTTACAGGCGCCGAGTATTCCCGCAAAGAGGCGGGCTTCACCTCCGTTGCCAACAAGACCGCCACCGTCACGGCGAAAGAGACCGTCTGGATCCAGAACCAGAACCAGGCCCGATCGGCGGCCGCGCAGGTCAAAAGCCTGCTTGCTCGAACGAAGCCTCTTGACGTCGAGACAGCGGTCCAGATCGCGCTGCTCAACAACAAGGGACTGCAGGCCGCCTATGCCGATCTCGGCGACAGCGCCGCCGACGCCTGGCAGTCGACGATGTTCCTCAACCCGATCGTCTCCATCGGCACTACCGGCATGGGCGCGCCGGGCCTGGAGGCGTTCAAGACGATCGAAGGAATGATTGCGACGAACATCCTGGCGCTCGCCACGAAGAACAGGGACATGGCGATCGCCGACACCCGCTTCCGGCAGGCGCAATTGACCGCGGCGGTGAAGACACTTCAGGTCGCCGCCGACACCCGGCGCGCCTGGATCGGCGCGGTGGCGTCATGGGAGACCGTCGGGCAGCTCCAGCGTGCCCAGGCGACCGCCGACGCAGCCTCGGAACTCGCGGAGAAGCTTGGCGAGACCGGCGCTATGGCCAAGGGCGCTCAAGCCCGTGAGCATGTCTTCGTCGCCGAACTCGCCGGAGAAACGGCGAAGGCCCGCCTGTCCGCCCGTCTTGCCAAGGAGGAGCTGACGCGACTGATGGGCCTCTGGGGCTCCGATCTGGATTACCAGGTCCCGAACAGCCTGCCGCCGCTCCCCAAGTCCGTCATCAGACGCGATACCATCGAGGCCGAAACTCTCAGGAACCGCATCGATCTACAGATCGCCAAGCTCGACCTTGAGGCCACGGCGAAGTCCTACGGCCTCACCGAGGCGACGCGCTATGTGACCGACCTCGAAATCCTGACCGGTTTCGAAACGGAACGCGAAATCGAGGACGACGAGACGAAAACGCGAACCACTGCGCAGGTCGAGCTTGAGTTCGCCATCCCGATCTTCGACACCGGCAAGGCCCGGATGCGCAAGTCCGAGCTGGCCTACATGCGGGCGGCGAACCTCTTGGCGGAGAAAGCCGTCAACGTCCGTTCGGAAGCACGCTCCGCCTACGAGGCTTACCGCTCGAACTACGACATCGCCCGGCATTACCGGAATAGCGTCGTGCCGCTGCGCACCAAGGTCGAGGAGGAATCCCTGCTGACCTACAACGGCATGATATCGAACACCTTCGAGCTGCTGACAGACACCCGCGACAAGATCAACTCCATCCTGCTCTCCGTCAACGCGAAGCGAGATTTCTGGCTGGCCGAAGCCGATCTGGCGCCTGCGATCTACGGCGGCGGCGCGACGAAGGCGTCGGCAGAGACCGAGGTCGCCGCTGCTTCCGAAAGCAGTGCTGGCGGCGGTCATTGA
- a CDS encoding cytochrome b: MKPGYSLAQIGLHWLIALLVPVQYLTGGSIERTHHAVHMSMTPAYWDVVQHHLHNYAGMAIGLLMGLRLVLRLLQPSETSAPSSWSERAAAALHHAFYAAIIGQACMGVVASYFWFGIAPYHVVGSRIILAMVTLHLAAAIWHTVVARDEMVDRMVFPRRKRSAEDL; the protein is encoded by the coding sequence ATGAAACCTGGCTATTCGCTGGCCCAGATAGGACTTCACTGGCTGATCGCCCTCCTGGTGCCGGTCCAGTATCTGACGGGCGGCAGCATCGAGAGAACCCACCACGCCGTCCACATGAGCATGACTCCGGCGTATTGGGACGTCGTCCAGCACCATCTCCACAACTACGCGGGAATGGCGATCGGCCTGCTGATGGGCCTGCGGCTGGTTCTTCGTCTTCTTCAGCCCTCCGAAACCAGCGCACCCAGCTCATGGAGTGAGCGAGCAGCCGCGGCGCTTCACCACGCCTTCTACGCCGCGATTATTGGGCAGGCCTGCATGGGCGTCGTCGCTAGCTACTTCTGGTTCGGGATTGCGCCGTACCACGTCGTCGGATCGAGGATAATCCTGGCGATGGTGACGCTGCATCTCGCGGCGGCGATTTGGCACACGGTCGTCGCCCGTGACGAGATGGTCGACCGGATGGTGTTCCCGCGCCGGAAGCGGTCAGCCGAGGATCTGTAA
- a CDS encoding DUF305 domain-containing protein encodes MKTFTKLALCTAVAAGFAILPSAVSAQSTMAYPEKCKSEDMDMSKADMPSDGMPMGDMTDYQKASMDGMKGMHMNMMQGMMKKDADVSFVCGMIAHHMGAISMSEVELKHGDNEEAKQMAQKVIEAQKKEIEEMSKWVDKEVK; translated from the coding sequence ATGAAGACGTTCACCAAGCTTGCCTTGTGCACGGCAGTCGCTGCCGGCTTTGCAATCCTGCCGTCGGCGGTTTCCGCCCAGTCGACGATGGCCTATCCGGAAAAATGCAAGTCCGAAGACATGGACATGTCGAAGGCGGACATGCCTTCGGACGGCATGCCGATGGGCGACATGACGGACTACCAGAAGGCGTCGATGGACGGCATGAAGGGCATGCACATGAACATGATGCAGGGGATGATGAAGAAGGACGCCGACGTCTCCTTCGTCTGCGGCATGATTGCCCACCATATGGGCGCGATCAGCATGTCGGAGGTCGAACTCAAGCACGGCGACAATGAAGAGGCCAAGCAGATGGCACAGAAGGTCATCGAAGCTCAGAAAAAGGAGATCGAAGAGATGTCCAAGTGGGTGGACAAGGAAGTCAAATAG
- a CDS encoding four-helix bundle copper-binding protein, whose protein sequence is MHHMSTEMKACIDNCLACYSECLSMAMGHCLELGGEHTKPPHFKLMMACAEICRTSAHFMLIGSEHHKHVCRECAEICGQCAEDCERVGDMQSCVDACRRCADSCRKMAA, encoded by the coding sequence ATGCACCACATGTCGACTGAAATGAAAGCCTGCATCGACAATTGCCTCGCCTGCTACAGCGAATGCCTGTCGATGGCCATGGGACATTGCCTGGAACTGGGCGGGGAGCACACCAAGCCTCCGCACTTCAAGCTGATGATGGCATGCGCGGAGATTTGCCGGACCTCAGCGCACTTCATGCTGATCGGCTCGGAGCACCACAAGCACGTCTGCCGGGAATGCGCGGAAATCTGCGGCCAGTGCGCCGAAGACTGCGAGCGGGTGGGCGACATGCAAAGCTGCGTCGACGCCTGCCGCCGTTGCGCCGATAGCTGCCGCAAGATGGCGGCGTGA
- a CDS encoding cytochrome c — translation MKQTAYVKKVGLLSIVGAVLMAGVPSPAAEDLVSRRQAEMKAMAAAAKTISSMFKDPAAYNASEFKWAADTIRDRSGSVLSAHFASEADSRQSKAGPNILKERDRFDRIANDLRDYAVALDAAAQNNPGSMTASMRMKPGETMGGGPLGTHVRDEQELLAMPAEHAFHLMLQTCTTCHAKFRME, via the coding sequence ATGAAACAGACCGCTTACGTGAAGAAGGTTGGACTGCTCTCCATCGTGGGAGCAGTCCTGATGGCGGGGGTTCCGTCGCCAGCCGCGGAGGACCTCGTCTCCCGTCGACAGGCGGAGATGAAGGCCATGGCCGCCGCGGCGAAGACGATCTCCAGCATGTTCAAGGATCCGGCGGCCTACAACGCCAGCGAGTTCAAATGGGCGGCCGACACCATCCGTGACAGGTCCGGGAGCGTTCTGTCCGCACATTTCGCGTCCGAGGCCGACAGCCGTCAATCGAAGGCCGGGCCGAACATCCTTAAGGAGCGCGACCGGTTCGACCGCATCGCCAACGATCTGCGCGACTACGCCGTCGCGCTGGACGCCGCCGCGCAGAACAACCCCGGGTCGATGACCGCCAGCATGCGCATGAAGCCCGGAGAGACCATGGGCGGCGGCCCGCTCGGCACCCATGTTCGCGACGAGCAGGAACTGCTGGCAATGCCGGCGGAACACGCGTTCCACCTCATGCTCCAGACCTGTACGACCTGCCACGCCAAGTTCAGGATGGAATAA
- a CDS encoding peroxiredoxin-like family protein codes for MQENHAARPLQPGDRAPNVVLDAITRQGKVAIDDFRGQKPVLVGLFRGLHCPFCRRQIAAMAELTGALQEKGIDSLTVVNTPIDRARLYFRYHPLPNLLAASDPERVSHRAFGLPNLQFTEDENEWPRKVSMNTVMSMRIDMPGELPAPMDPMAASEFLDRADGYEITEDDKQMIATGHGQLVGEFLLDRDGVVRWCFTEVEGDGRHMFGGPAPREVMSAASNMAV; via the coding sequence ATGCAGGAGAACCACGCCGCAAGACCATTGCAGCCCGGAGATCGCGCGCCGAACGTGGTGCTGGATGCGATCACTCGCCAGGGCAAGGTCGCCATCGACGATTTTCGCGGCCAGAAGCCGGTGCTCGTCGGGTTGTTCCGCGGATTGCATTGCCCCTTCTGTCGCCGGCAGATCGCCGCCATGGCCGAACTCACCGGCGCATTGCAGGAGAAGGGCATCGACAGCCTGACCGTCGTCAACACGCCGATCGACCGCGCCCGCCTCTATTTCCGCTACCATCCGCTTCCCAATCTGCTGGCGGCCTCGGACCCGGAACGGGTTTCGCACAGGGCCTTCGGCTTGCCGAATCTGCAGTTCACCGAAGATGAGAATGAGTGGCCGCGCAAAGTCAGCATGAACACGGTGATGTCGATGCGCATCGACATGCCGGGCGAGCTTCCAGCGCCTATGGACCCGATGGCGGCGTCGGAATTCCTCGACAGGGCGGACGGCTATGAAATCACCGAGGATGACAAGCAGATGATCGCCACCGGCCACGGCCAGCTCGTCGGCGAATTCCTGCTCGATCGGGATGGCGTCGTGCGCTGGTGTTTCACGGAAGTCGAAGGGGATGGCCGCCATATGTTCGGCGGTCCGGCCCCTCGGGAAGTGATGTCGGCAGCGTCGAACATGGCTGTTTGA
- a CDS encoding adenylate/guanylate cyclase domain-containing protein has protein sequence MECSGCGFDIQSGFAFCPRCGARQPISCAACGYPCQPDFAFCPQCGASIPSTAQPASKPKIETVPSKPEGDADRRPVTVLFADLCGFTTLSEQIDPEVMRVLQNELFEEMTQAVEAYGGFVDKFVGDALLALFGAPVAHEDDPVRALGAALDMIGRATQVGERWHSRAGVPLRLHIGINSGPVVTGGFGAVSAKSYSVTGDTVNTAQRLQSMAGENDILVGPLTYRLTRHAFAFDSLGAQALRGKSGNVLVHRLTGLLEAPHTARGLESFGLQAPMIGRDTELSRLLTCLDLACGGAAQLVRLIGEAGIGKSRLVNEFVAIASNAARFQGLAIRKATCSPLGEQSYGTLGAVVRSAYGIGERDDLDRARQLLATGFRALDLTQEEVEGLLPLFLHVLGLGDPDGALRYIEPEQLRRQIFYAVRTVFERRLAQGPLLLVIEDLHWADAASLEVLRFMMDRLERSRLMLLAIYRPTSQTDPLDSNRVSVTVQRLAPLFAADGQKLLAAFFGVDHAKLPVTMRKRILDRAGGNPLFIEEILRVLIDMGTLHNDGQHWHVAAEDTDVDIPVNLQALLLARVDRLPQEIRRLAQEAAVVGPKFDTALLRTIATDPAAIDAALDHLCDANIIEELRGPDAGGSPGYRFSQTLMHDVIYHNLLLQRRMELHQRIGQVLERQYGAAPDRPEHLAQLGHHFSLTTEKAKGATYLMAAGDLARKAYANDDAMRLYRQALAAFANEAEVTPEQQALLERLADLCGPAGLRDAALNHYQRALAIHSTKDDPIAAARILRKIGRLHLDAGRRDQAETYLAEAEAMIATIDAPVERAHVLQERGHLAFRMGDQAAAAEWATQALQCLQTLPIDGTTEAGRETARAMAEALNTKGAAFARLGRRREAVQEVERSLSVAEKADLQSAACRAYSNLGVLYTIVDPANAIRICRRGLEVATRIGDLGFQARLLANLAVACCTFTDRCAAEGVPAAEKAVEIDRALDQRDHLSVPLIVLGQIHQCHGQPKLARKYYEEALEVAKEIDEPQLLFPCYDGLATLSLEHDDMDEAERYFTLAQDVCIRHNLDPGTLVVLPFLD, from the coding sequence ATGGAGTGCAGCGGCTGCGGGTTCGATATTCAGAGCGGTTTTGCTTTCTGTCCGCGATGCGGCGCAAGGCAACCGATCTCGTGCGCTGCCTGCGGCTATCCCTGTCAGCCCGATTTTGCCTTCTGCCCCCAATGTGGTGCGTCGATACCCAGTACAGCGCAACCCGCATCGAAGCCGAAGATCGAGACTGTACCGTCCAAGCCGGAGGGCGATGCCGACCGGCGGCCGGTGACCGTGCTCTTTGCCGATCTCTGCGGCTTCACGACTCTGAGCGAGCAGATCGACCCTGAAGTCATGCGTGTGCTGCAGAACGAATTGTTCGAAGAGATGACCCAGGCAGTCGAAGCCTATGGCGGCTTCGTCGACAAGTTCGTCGGCGATGCGCTGCTCGCGCTATTCGGTGCGCCGGTCGCTCATGAGGACGATCCCGTCCGGGCGCTTGGTGCCGCACTCGATATGATCGGTCGGGCGACGCAGGTCGGCGAGCGCTGGCACTCCCGCGCCGGCGTGCCGCTGCGTCTGCATATCGGCATCAATAGCGGCCCTGTCGTCACTGGCGGCTTCGGCGCGGTCAGCGCAAAATCCTATTCAGTGACCGGCGACACGGTGAACACCGCCCAGCGCCTGCAATCCATGGCCGGTGAAAACGATATCCTTGTCGGGCCGCTGACCTATCGCCTCACCCGCCATGCCTTTGCCTTCGACAGTCTCGGCGCGCAGGCGTTGCGCGGCAAAAGCGGAAACGTTCTGGTCCATCGCCTGACAGGTCTGTTGGAGGCTCCGCATACGGCGCGCGGGCTCGAGAGTTTCGGCCTTCAGGCGCCCATGATCGGACGGGATACGGAGCTGTCGCGGTTGCTGACATGCCTCGATCTTGCCTGCGGCGGTGCGGCTCAGCTTGTCCGCCTGATCGGCGAAGCGGGCATCGGCAAGTCGCGGCTGGTCAACGAATTCGTCGCGATAGCCAGCAATGCCGCCCGTTTCCAGGGCCTGGCCATCCGCAAAGCGACCTGCTCTCCCCTCGGCGAACAATCCTATGGCACGCTCGGCGCGGTCGTGCGCAGCGCCTACGGCATTGGCGAGCGGGACGATCTCGACAGGGCGCGGCAATTGCTGGCAACGGGCTTCCGTGCGCTCGATCTGACGCAGGAAGAGGTCGAAGGACTTTTGCCGCTCTTTCTGCATGTCCTCGGCCTCGGCGATCCCGATGGCGCGTTGCGGTACATCGAGCCGGAGCAGCTGCGGCGGCAGATCTTCTATGCCGTCCGCACCGTCTTCGAGCGGCGGCTGGCGCAAGGTCCCCTGCTGCTTGTCATCGAGGATCTGCACTGGGCGGACGCCGCCTCGCTGGAAGTGCTTCGCTTCATGATGGACCGGCTGGAGCGCAGCCGGTTGATGCTGCTGGCGATCTACCGGCCGACATCGCAGACCGACCCACTGGACTCCAATCGTGTCAGCGTCACCGTGCAGCGTCTTGCCCCCCTCTTTGCGGCCGACGGGCAGAAGCTGCTTGCTGCGTTTTTTGGCGTGGATCACGCCAAGTTGCCGGTGACGATGCGCAAGCGCATCCTCGACCGCGCCGGCGGCAATCCGCTTTTCATCGAAGAAATCCTTCGGGTGCTGATCGATATGGGCACGTTGCACAATGACGGCCAGCACTGGCATGTCGCAGCGGAAGACACGGATGTTGATATACCGGTGAACCTGCAAGCCCTGTTGCTTGCCCGCGTCGATCGTCTGCCACAGGAGATCAGACGGCTGGCGCAAGAGGCTGCGGTGGTCGGCCCGAAATTCGATACCGCCCTGCTCCGCACCATCGCCACCGACCCAGCCGCCATCGATGCCGCATTGGATCATCTCTGCGATGCCAATATCATCGAGGAATTGCGTGGGCCGGATGCCGGCGGGTCGCCGGGCTATCGCTTCAGCCAGACGCTGATGCATGACGTCATCTATCACAATCTCCTGCTTCAACGGCGCATGGAGCTTCATCAACGGATCGGTCAGGTTCTGGAACGTCAATATGGTGCAGCGCCCGACCGGCCTGAGCATCTGGCGCAGCTCGGCCATCACTTCAGCCTGACCACCGAAAAGGCCAAGGGCGCCACCTATCTGATGGCGGCGGGCGATCTGGCGCGAAAGGCCTATGCCAATGACGATGCAATGCGCCTCTACCGTCAGGCCCTTGCGGCCTTCGCAAACGAGGCGGAGGTGACACCGGAGCAACAGGCGCTTCTGGAGCGTCTTGCCGATCTCTGCGGTCCAGCGGGCCTGCGCGACGCCGCCTTGAACCATTATCAGCGAGCGCTGGCGATCCACAGCACCAAAGACGACCCTATTGCTGCGGCGAGGATATTGCGCAAGATCGGCCGTTTGCATCTTGATGCAGGACGCCGCGATCAAGCGGAGACATATTTGGCCGAAGCCGAAGCGATGATCGCAACGATCGATGCGCCGGTCGAACGTGCACATGTCCTGCAGGAGCGCGGCCATCTGGCCTTCCGCATGGGGGATCAGGCCGCTGCCGCAGAGTGGGCGACGCAGGCGCTGCAATGCCTGCAAACACTGCCGATCGACGGGACGACCGAGGCCGGACGGGAGACGGCGCGGGCGATGGCGGAGGCGCTGAATACCAAGGGTGCGGCCTTTGCGCGGCTCGGGCGTCGCCGCGAGGCCGTACAGGAAGTGGAGCGCAGCCTCTCGGTTGCCGAGAAGGCCGATCTGCAAAGTGCTGCCTGTCGTGCCTATTCCAATCTCGGCGTTCTCTACACGATTGTCGATCCTGCCAACGCCATCAGAATCTGCCGGCGCGGTCTGGAGGTTGCGACCCGTATAGGCGATCTCGGCTTCCAGGCGCGCCTTCTCGCCAACCTCGCAGTCGCATGCTGTACCTTCACCGATCGCTGCGCCGCCGAGGGTGTACCAGCGGCGGAGAAGGCCGTCGAAATCGACCGGGCGCTCGATCAGCGCGACCATCTTTCCGTGCCGCTGATCGTGCTGGGCCAGATTCATCAGTGCCACGGGCAACCGAAGCTAGCTCGTAAGTATTACGAAGAAGCCCTTGAGGTTGCGAAGGAAATTGATGAACCGCAACTGCTGTTTCCGTGCTATGATGGCTTGGCGACACTCAGCCTTGAGCATGACGACATGGACGAGGCGGAACGGTATTTCACGCTGGCACAGGATGTCTGCATCCGCCACAACCTCGATCCAGGCACGCTCGTCGTCCTGCCGTTTCTCGACTGA
- a CDS encoding ribbon-helix-helix domain-containing protein yields the protein MASGSIHVKVSGVLQDHIQQQIGDDGLYENASEYIRALIRRDLQTRDEAWDGLQKELAPAMRADDSEFVVVSAEDVIRRNKRR from the coding sequence ATGGCATCGGGCAGCATTCATGTGAAGGTCAGCGGCGTGCTGCAAGATCACATTCAGCAGCAGATCGGTGACGACGGCCTCTATGAGAATGCGAGCGAGTACATTCGCGCCCTAATCCGACGCGATTTGCAAACGCGCGACGAGGCATGGGATGGCCTGCAAAAGGAGCTTGCACCCGCAATGCGTGCCGACGACAGCGAGTTTGTCGTTGTTTCCGCTGAAGACGTTATCCGCCGCAACAAGCGCCGCTGA
- a CDS encoding type II toxin-antitoxin system RelE/ParE family toxin, translated as MVAYRFYPRADAAQDKIWRDTFEAWGEKQADAYILGLHVYLQRLCEDRLIWRQLPQRLAVPADIRRRAYFSRYEHHYLFFRELENGDLGVISILHERMDLPVRLKEDLAALSNKES; from the coding sequence ATGGTAGCCTATCGGTTTTATCCACGCGCTGACGCCGCGCAGGACAAGATTTGGCGTGACACTTTCGAAGCGTGGGGAGAAAAACAGGCAGATGCGTACATTCTCGGGCTACATGTTTATTTGCAGCGTTTATGCGAGGATCGCCTGATCTGGCGACAGCTTCCGCAACGGTTGGCAGTTCCCGCTGACATCAGGCGTCGGGCCTATTTCAGCCGCTATGAGCATCACTACCTATTCTTTCGTGAGCTTGAGAACGGTGATCTTGGCGTCATCAGCATTCTTCACGAACGGATGGATTTACCGGTGCGGCTTAAAGAGGACTTGGCCGCTCTTTCAAACAAAGAGTCGTGA